From the Acidimicrobiales bacterium genome, one window contains:
- the larA gene encoding nickel-dependent lactate racemase — protein sequence MKHVRLEYGRHGLVAEVPDDAVVVTATDLPGLPDEAGAVVAALRAPVAGPSLDELVGAARGATARPRVAVVFPDVTRPMPNRTVLPPLLAELERLGMGPEHVELLCATGTHRVATPDEMVELIGPEIARRYRVHQHRAGGAGPAPADTHVEVGRVDGAAVRLDRRYVEADVRILTGFVEPHFFAGFSGGPKGACPGLAALETVLEAHSPARIADPRATWLVTEGNPVHDFVRSAVALAPPTLSLDVAINGTRRITAVFAGPLPDGHAAACHFVEQTVVQHVDDRFDVVLSTNGGYPLDRNLYQAVKGMAAAERVVRPGGTIVMAAACTDGTPGGGAFARLLGGARGPDALDTVDGPSETDRWQTQVLGRVLRRADVWIHAEGLAEDEVRAAFLRPVADVSAAVAEALGAAGPGARLCVLPFGPLTVASAP from the coding sequence GTGAAGCACGTCCGGCTCGAGTACGGCCGACACGGCCTCGTGGCCGAGGTGCCCGACGACGCCGTCGTGGTGACGGCCACCGACCTGCCGGGGCTCCCCGACGAGGCCGGCGCCGTCGTGGCCGCGCTGCGTGCGCCGGTGGCCGGGCCGTCCCTCGACGAACTGGTCGGGGCGGCTCGGGGCGCGACGGCGCGTCCGCGTGTGGCCGTGGTCTTCCCGGACGTGACGCGGCCCATGCCCAACCGGACCGTGCTGCCTCCGCTCCTGGCCGAGCTCGAGCGGCTCGGCATGGGGCCCGAGCACGTGGAGCTGCTGTGCGCCACGGGCACACACCGCGTGGCGACGCCCGACGAGATGGTGGAGCTGATCGGTCCCGAGATCGCCCGCCGGTACCGCGTCCACCAGCACCGCGCCGGCGGGGCCGGGCCGGCGCCGGCCGACACGCACGTCGAGGTGGGGCGGGTCGACGGGGCTGCGGTCCGGCTCGACCGCCGCTACGTCGAGGCCGACGTGCGCATCCTCACCGGGTTCGTCGAGCCCCATTTCTTCGCGGGCTTCAGCGGCGGTCCCAAGGGCGCATGCCCGGGCCTGGCCGCGCTGGAGACGGTCCTCGAAGCGCACAGCCCGGCCCGGATCGCCGACCCCAGGGCGACGTGGCTCGTCACCGAGGGGAACCCCGTCCACGACTTCGTGCGGTCGGCCGTGGCGCTGGCCCCGCCGACGCTTTCGCTCGACGTCGCCATCAACGGCACGCGCCGGATCACCGCGGTGTTCGCCGGCCCGTTGCCCGACGGACACGCGGCGGCCTGCCACTTCGTCGAACAGACGGTGGTGCAGCACGTGGACGACCGCTTCGACGTGGTCCTGAGCACGAACGGCGGCTACCCGCTCGACCGCAACCTGTACCAGGCGGTCAAGGGCATGGCGGCGGCCGAGCGCGTCGTCCGGCCGGGCGGGACGATCGTCATGGCGGCGGCGTGCACCGACGGCACCCCCGGCGGCGGCGCATTCGCCCGCCTGCTCGGCGGCGCCCGCGGGCCCGACGCGCTCGACACCGTCGACGGCCCGTCCGAGACGGACCGCTGGCAGACGCAGGTGCTGGGCCGCGTCCTGCGGCGGGCGGACGTGTGGATACACGCCGAGGGCCTGGCCGAGGACGAGGTGCGGGCCGCGTTCCTCCGCCCCGTCGCCGACGTCTCGGCTGCGGTGGCGGAGGCCCTCGGTGCCGCGGGGCCGGGCGCCCGCCTGTGCGTGCTGCCCTTCGGCCCGCTCACCGTCGCCTCCGCTCCCTGA
- a CDS encoding ABC transporter substrate-binding protein produces MQVGALVLVLAVVGGAVYGVTAGTSSSTSSSTGSSGTTSGGAGAGSGANGLGAPSGVGVNQASTSSRGVTATSINVAFPVSNLTSLASNFGFAGDTEFAAQPAAIHTFVNAVNAAGGINGRKINPIIVHFDPTSETNMRSLCKQWTEGSPPVFAVIDGIGSWTGDNELCVTQEGHTPFIGQWTTVTNWTQQGAPYLWWTGPDQSQILSTVVAWGTNSGLLGNSPRVGIVAGDRTSDQVALNQYLLPDLRRAGITDPLVETLPSNPTDTAASNAAAPLVVQRLKTAGVQSVIPLMPFNSFFPFLSQENAQDYFPKLLLSDYESSIQVALGLIPIPYEKGLEGQEGVTVETLGGTDAAVPESEGGYNPGVSSCYDTWKAHNKPTDPSVSPYIEEQGPIVGWCQGIRLFARAATNAGRNLTRRTFVQAMAGIQNFPGTYTPTLSYGPDKYAGPTQYQIVQLHNNVPPSALCVPTYTGKPQGTCWHVVQTWAPLAG; encoded by the coding sequence ATGCAGGTCGGGGCCCTCGTCCTGGTCCTCGCCGTCGTGGGCGGTGCCGTCTACGGGGTCACGGCCGGCACGTCCTCGAGCACGTCCTCGAGCACGGGCTCGAGCGGGACGACGAGCGGCGGTGCCGGGGCAGGTTCGGGCGCCAACGGGTTGGGCGCACCGAGTGGTGTCGGCGTGAACCAGGCGTCGACGAGCAGCCGGGGCGTGACCGCGACGTCGATCAACGTGGCGTTCCCCGTGTCGAACCTGACGTCGCTGGCGTCGAACTTCGGCTTCGCCGGTGACACCGAGTTCGCCGCCCAGCCCGCCGCCATCCACACCTTCGTGAACGCCGTCAACGCCGCCGGCGGCATCAACGGCCGGAAGATCAACCCGATCATCGTGCATTTCGACCCGACCAGCGAGACGAACATGCGGTCCCTGTGCAAGCAGTGGACCGAGGGGAGCCCCCCTGTCTTCGCGGTGATCGACGGGATCGGGTCGTGGACCGGTGACAACGAGCTGTGCGTCACGCAGGAGGGGCACACGCCGTTCATCGGGCAGTGGACGACGGTGACCAACTGGACGCAGCAGGGCGCTCCCTACCTATGGTGGACGGGCCCAGACCAGTCGCAGATCCTCAGCACCGTCGTGGCCTGGGGCACGAACTCGGGCCTGCTCGGAAACTCGCCGAGGGTCGGCATCGTGGCGGGCGACCGCACGAGCGACCAGGTGGCCCTGAACCAGTACCTCTTGCCCGACCTGCGGCGAGCCGGCATCACCGACCCGCTCGTGGAGACGCTGCCCTCGAATCCCACCGACACCGCCGCCAGCAACGCCGCGGCGCCGCTGGTGGTGCAGCGGCTCAAAACCGCCGGCGTCCAGTCCGTGATCCCGCTCATGCCGTTCAACTCGTTCTTCCCGTTCCTCTCCCAGGAGAACGCACAGGACTACTTCCCGAAGCTCCTCCTGTCGGACTACGAGTCATCGATCCAGGTGGCCCTCGGCCTCATCCCGATCCCGTACGAGAAGGGCCTCGAAGGCCAGGAAGGCGTCACCGTCGAGACGCTCGGAGGCACCGACGCCGCCGTCCCCGAGAGCGAGGGCGGCTACAACCCCGGCGTCAGCAGCTGCTACGACACCTGGAAGGCCCACAACAAGCCGACCGACCCGTCGGTGTCCCCCTACATCGAGGAGCAGGGACCGATCGTCGGATGGTGCCAGGGCATCCGCCTGTTCGCCCGGGCGGCGACGAACGCGGGGCGCAACCTCACCCGCCGGACCTTCGTCCAGGCGATGGCGGGCATCCAGAACTTCCCCGGGACCTACACGCCGACCCTCAGCTACGGGCCGGACAAGTACGCCGGGCCCACCCAGTACCAGATCGTGCAGCTGCACAACAACGTGCCGCCGTCGGCGCTGTGCGTGCCGACCTACACGGGCAAGCCGCAGGGCACCTGCTGGCACGTGGTCCAGACCTGGGCGCCCCTTGCCGGCTGA
- a CDS encoding FGGY family carbohydrate kinase, whose translation MILTIDLGTSVTKAALWRDDGLAAVGRAPLECQYGPGNRVEQDPGSWWPSVVAACEAARAGAGGRGRGRGRGRGDAVRALGFSAARQTFVPVSAAGVPLGTAMVWSDRRAGAEAAALAASCGGASPVREQTGVVLDAASVAAKVAWLERHEPERLRQARWLLSPRDLLAWRLTGEVCTDRTLASATGMYDDTGRAVPALVGDSGDRLPAVHPSDSVVGALLAGPAAELALPPGIPVVIGAGDRACEVLGAGASAERPMVSWGTTANVSVPAAHRPHPAPDAMIVTRGALGGWLLEGGLSAAGSLVAWLARLTGLDADTLLARAAVSPPGARGVVALPWFGGARAPWWRDGARGALTGLSHDHDAGDLARAVVESVAWDVARCLGSAHGSFEGLVLGGAGAAAAVWVDVLTAVTGLAASRRLSGEAASAGAAMVVARAVGSPLDLDRFDPVVAETHPDESWAERYRALRPRVDEAATAIIGIGARDGDGAGAGAGGGDGAGGGEVGP comes from the coding sequence ATGATCCTGACGATCGACCTCGGCACCAGCGTCACCAAGGCGGCGCTGTGGCGGGACGACGGCCTGGCCGCCGTCGGGCGGGCACCGCTCGAATGCCAGTACGGACCCGGCAACCGCGTCGAGCAGGATCCGGGGTCCTGGTGGCCCTCCGTCGTGGCCGCGTGCGAGGCGGCCCGGGCCGGCGCCGGTGGTCGCGGTCGTGGTCGTGGTCGTGGTCGTGGCGATGCGGTGCGGGCGCTGGGCTTCTCGGCGGCACGGCAGACGTTCGTCCCTGTGTCGGCGGCGGGGGTGCCGCTCGGGACGGCCATGGTGTGGTCGGACCGGCGGGCGGGCGCCGAAGCGGCGGCGCTGGCGGCATCGTGCGGGGGCGCGTCGCCGGTCCGGGAGCAGACGGGCGTCGTGCTCGACGCCGCCTCTGTGGCGGCCAAGGTGGCGTGGCTCGAGCGCCACGAGCCGGAACGACTCCGCCAGGCCCGGTGGCTGCTGTCGCCCCGGGACCTGCTGGCATGGCGGCTGACCGGCGAGGTGTGCACCGACCGCACCCTGGCTTCGGCGACCGGGATGTACGACGACACCGGTCGGGCGGTGCCGGCGCTCGTGGGCGATTCGGGCGACCGGCTCCCGGCGGTACACCCGTCGGACAGCGTGGTCGGCGCCCTCCTCGCTGGCCCCGCCGCCGAGCTCGCCCTCCCCCCCGGCATCCCGGTCGTCATCGGCGCGGGCGACCGCGCCTGCGAGGTCCTCGGGGCGGGCGCCTCGGCCGAGCGGCCGATGGTGTCGTGGGGGACGACGGCGAACGTGTCGGTGCCGGCGGCACACCGCCCCCACCCGGCTCCGGATGCCATGATCGTCACGCGTGGCGCGCTGGGCGGGTGGCTGCTCGAAGGAGGCCTGTCGGCCGCGGGATCGCTCGTCGCCTGGCTGGCGCGCCTGACGGGGCTCGACGCCGACACGCTGTTGGCGCGGGCCGCGGTGAGCCCACCGGGGGCACGTGGCGTCGTCGCCCTGCCGTGGTTCGGTGGGGCGCGCGCCCCCTGGTGGCGCGACGGGGCGCGCGGCGCGCTGACGGGCCTTTCCCACGACCACGACGCCGGCGACCTGGCGCGCGCCGTCGTCGAGTCGGTCGCCTGGGACGTGGCGCGGTGCCTCGGTTCGGCACACGGGTCGTTCGAGGGGCTGGTCCTCGGCGGGGCGGGCGCCGCCGCCGCGGTGTGGGTCGACGTCCTCACCGCGGTGACGGGCCTGGCGGCGAGCCGTCGACTGTCGGGGGAGGCGGCTTCGGCGGGCGCGGCGATGGTGGTCGCCCGCGCCGTCGGCTCGCCGCTCGATCTCGACCGCTTCGACCCTGTCGTCGCCGAGACGCACCCCGACGAGTCGTGGGCCGAGCGCTATCGCGCCCTGCGCCCGCGTGTCGACGAGGCCGCCACGGCGATCATCGGGATCGGGGCCCGGGACGGGGACGGGGCCGGGGCCGGGGCCGGGGGCGGGGACGGGGCCGGGGGCGGGGAGGTGGGCCCGTGA
- a CDS encoding ATP-binding protein, whose product MSGTGERLVGEGAAALYGGDEPLFAFTVPDELLQEAVSKSRHKEAIADVALMPGVGEGKPPPLRGILRTSGYAPLVLLTLAAIVPNMFGQGINLIGNNLEQSFHLHDAGLGAVAFVASVAQLLWAVPLGLWADRGSRKLVSALALLVFAVLAPLMALAPNVWWFVVLYLLAAVGSAVNNTVHNSYLADAYPTEGRSRVFSWHYLNDPVAQTLGILVFGGIVALTNNWRWGLAVGAAGIPIGLLLFTIREPDKGTNESSHILKASGMDIHSEQEHTPRVLLGPAITRLLRIRSLYYELVAVAVLGFVGVSASLFGNLYFVRVWHLHTADRSHVYAIIGLSAFIGLPIAYSVGDRLFRRNPQAPLILAGASITVYGLLFTVSLYMPRLWLVVALQFLANAAVAPIAIAIFQTLAATAPPEMRSICFAMFGVYSAVFGGFAGGIILGAISDASNVTTALTFIGPVCALGGALLVVGSRFVRRDITLVIEDVLERYAEGKRRQSGGAIPALQIHNMDFFYGTQQVLFDVNLEVPEGEIVALLGTNGAGKSTLLRAVSGLDHPHRGVIRIFGTNCTYLEPEQVIDLGAALLVGGKMTFPGLTVRDNLRIGEHSFRRELPRARAAFDDAIGLFPELEARIDQPAGTLSGGEQQMLALARVMMTKPRLLLIDELAFGLAPMTVERLMGIVRRVNAEGATVVLVEQSVNRAMTLAERAFFLERGEVRFDGSISELLGRDDLLRPVFLAGAGGDA is encoded by the coding sequence ATGTCGGGAACGGGTGAGCGGCTCGTCGGGGAGGGGGCAGCGGCCCTGTACGGCGGGGACGAACCGCTGTTCGCGTTCACGGTCCCCGACGAGCTGCTCCAGGAGGCCGTCAGCAAGAGCCGGCACAAAGAGGCGATAGCCGACGTCGCCCTCATGCCCGGTGTCGGAGAAGGCAAACCGCCACCCCTGCGGGGGATCCTGCGTACGAGCGGCTACGCCCCACTCGTCCTGCTCACCCTGGCGGCCATCGTCCCGAACATGTTCGGCCAGGGCATCAACCTGATCGGCAACAACCTCGAGCAGTCGTTCCACCTCCACGATGCCGGCCTCGGGGCCGTCGCCTTCGTGGCGTCCGTGGCCCAGCTGCTGTGGGCGGTGCCCCTCGGCCTGTGGGCCGACCGTGGCAGCCGCAAGCTCGTGTCGGCCCTGGCTCTTCTCGTCTTCGCCGTGCTGGCCCCGCTCATGGCGCTGGCCCCCAACGTGTGGTGGTTCGTCGTGTTGTACCTGCTGGCCGCGGTCGGAAGCGCGGTGAACAACACGGTGCACAACTCCTACCTCGCCGACGCCTACCCGACCGAGGGGCGCAGCCGCGTCTTCAGCTGGCACTACCTCAACGACCCCGTCGCCCAGACCCTGGGCATCCTGGTCTTCGGGGGGATCGTGGCGCTGACCAACAACTGGCGGTGGGGTTTGGCGGTGGGGGCGGCAGGCATCCCCATCGGGCTGCTGCTCTTCACCATCAGGGAGCCCGACAAGGGCACCAACGAGTCGAGCCACATCCTGAAGGCCTCGGGCATGGACATCCACTCGGAGCAGGAGCACACCCCCCGCGTCCTGCTGGGCCCGGCCATCACCCGCCTGCTGCGCATCCGCTCGCTCTACTACGAGCTGGTGGCCGTGGCGGTGCTGGGCTTCGTCGGAGTCAGCGCGTCGCTGTTCGGCAACCTTTATTTCGTGCGCGTGTGGCATCTGCACACTGCTGACCGCAGCCACGTCTACGCCATCATCGGGTTGAGCGCCTTCATCGGGCTCCCGATCGCCTACTCGGTCGGGGACAGGCTCTTCCGCCGCAACCCGCAGGCACCATTGATCCTGGCAGGGGCCAGCATCACCGTGTACGGCCTCCTGTTCACCGTGTCGCTGTACATGCCGAGGCTGTGGCTGGTGGTGGCGTTGCAGTTCCTCGCCAACGCGGCCGTCGCACCGATTGCCATCGCCATCTTCCAGACGCTGGCGGCCACGGCCCCGCCCGAGATGCGGTCGATCTGTTTCGCCATGTTCGGCGTCTACTCGGCCGTGTTCGGAGGGTTCGCGGGGGGCATCATCCTCGGCGCCATCAGCGATGCCAGCAACGTCACGACGGCGCTGACGTTCATCGGGCCGGTGTGTGCGCTCGGCGGTGCGCTGCTGGTGGTGGGGTCACGCTTCGTCCGCCGGGACATCACCCTCGTCATCGAGGACGTCCTGGAGCGGTACGCCGAGGGCAAGCGCCGGCAGTCCGGCGGGGCCATCCCTGCGCTGCAGATCCACAACATGGACTTCTTCTACGGGACGCAGCAGGTCCTCTTCGACGTCAACCTCGAAGTGCCCGAGGGTGAGATCGTGGCGCTCCTCGGCACCAACGGCGCCGGGAAGAGCACCTTGCTGCGGGCCGTGTCGGGCCTCGACCACCCCCACCGGGGCGTGATCCGCATCTTCGGGACCAACTGCACCTACCTGGAGCCCGAGCAGGTCATCGATCTGGGCGCAGCGCTGCTCGTCGGCGGCAAGATGACGTTCCCGGGCCTCACCGTCCGGGACAACCTGCGCATCGGCGAGCACTCCTTCCGCCGCGAATTGCCCAGGGCCCGGGCCGCGTTCGACGACGCCATCGGGCTGTTCCCCGAGCTCGAGGCGCGCATCGACCAGCCGGCGGGCACGCTGTCGGGAGGCGAGCAGCAGATGCTCGCCCTGGCGCGCGTCATGATGACCAAGCCCCGACTGCTCTTGATCGACGAGCTCGCCTTCGGCCTGGCCCCGATGACGGTGGAGCGGCTCATGGGGATCGTGAGGCGCGTGAACGCCGAGGGCGCCACCGTCGTCCTCGTCGAGCAGAGCGTGAACCGCGCCATGACGCTCGCCGAGCGCGCCTTCTTCCTCGAGCGTGGTGAGGTTCGGTTCGACGGCTCGATCTCGGAGCTCCTGGGGCGCGACGACCTCCTGCGGCCCGTGTTCCTGGCCGGGGCGGGTGGCGACGCATGA
- a CDS encoding TauD/TfdA family dioxygenase has translation MDVATGLDIRAVSPNVGAEVRGLDLSKPLGDAVVAEVRAALCRHLVLFFPGQDLSPEKQADFARQFGEVTPAHPVIPSLEGHPEVLPIDGREDRASWWHTDVTFLETPPLGSILHMREAPDVGGDTMWVSLQAAYDALSEPVRALCDTLVAWHHDPWFAADVDAKGGYEWDGTWHEKLYPVSHPVVRTHPETGRNGLFVNSQFTRFVEGVSKIESDSLLDMLYRHCQRPEFSCRYRWEVGAVAFWDNRATLHYALDDYGQALRIAHRVTLRGDRPFGPARL, from the coding sequence GTGGACGTGGCGACGGGGCTCGACATCAGGGCGGTCTCACCGAACGTGGGCGCCGAGGTGCGCGGGCTCGACCTCTCCAAGCCGCTGGGCGACGCGGTCGTGGCGGAGGTGCGTGCCGCGCTGTGCCGGCATCTCGTGTTGTTCTTCCCCGGACAGGACCTCTCCCCGGAGAAGCAGGCCGACTTCGCCAGGCAGTTCGGCGAGGTCACGCCGGCGCACCCCGTGATCCCCTCCCTCGAAGGGCATCCCGAGGTGCTGCCGATCGACGGCCGGGAGGACCGCGCGTCGTGGTGGCACACCGACGTCACCTTCCTGGAGACCCCGCCGCTCGGCTCGATCCTCCACATGCGCGAGGCACCCGACGTCGGGGGCGACACCATGTGGGTCAGCCTGCAGGCGGCCTACGACGCGCTGTCCGAGCCGGTGCGCGCCCTGTGCGACACGCTCGTGGCCTGGCACCACGACCCGTGGTTCGCGGCGGACGTCGACGCCAAGGGCGGCTACGAGTGGGACGGAACGTGGCACGAGAAGCTCTATCCGGTGTCGCATCCCGTGGTCAGGACACATCCCGAGACGGGGCGCAACGGCCTGTTCGTCAACTCGCAGTTCACGCGCTTCGTCGAGGGCGTCTCCAAGATCGAGAGCGACTCCCTCCTCGACATGCTGTACCGCCACTGCCAACGGCCCGAATTCAGTTGCCGGTACCGGTGGGAGGTGGGCGCGGTGGCATTCTGGGACAACCGGGCGACGCTCCACTACGCGCTCGACGACTACGGGCAGGCACTGCGCATCGCCCACCGGGTCACGCTGCGAGGCGACCGCCCCTTCGGCCCCGCCCGCCTGTAG
- a CDS encoding ABC transporter permease, which translates to MIAVSLPPSVILEGAILGLNYGLLAVGLALIYRTSRVVNFAQGQLGVVAAVFLVKLYYDFGIDYWAAAVAAIGLAAGAGALSELVLRRLFARPRVMVMVATIGLSQVLFLFTLLPFIRPKKLFRAFPVPVSWSFHIGTFLFPPGDVLTLIVAPVVALGLAAFIRFSPWGLAMRASAENMESARLSGVWVRRTSTVAWTIAGALSAITAILASPAQTSALTQVLSPGLLLLALLAALLGAMVSLPVAFAAGVGVGIVQDLLQWNITNPSTGTATVELILFVLLQAALLVRAASLQKGTRTAERTSWMSGTMSFRRVGEGLRDRVGTAGVLATVVVAALLPLTLSVGRSFLMSQICIYGVIALSLTVLTGWAGQVSLGQFALVAVGTDMTAHLGSGMPLVLLLPFAGVVTAVVSVLVGLTALRIRGLYLAVSTLGFALFMQTSVLATPCWTVPLLHRRICSGLPDPQSTLIARPTLFGLGLTSERAFAWFSLAVLVLSVLMVRVWRDRGIARRLISVRDNEVAAGAAGIPIIRTKLMAFALSGFMAGYAGVCLAFATERFSTDTFDPTFSILVVSMVVIGGLDSIPGALLGAVYLVGLPAVFGTTTTIQFLTSGIGLMAFILYLPGGMAEVMHRLGDLVTAGVVRRKARWRGGAPAGIGGRGAAPDARMSPATDAGTVAEATT; encoded by the coding sequence ATGATCGCCGTGTCCCTCCCCCCGTCCGTGATCCTCGAGGGAGCGATCCTCGGGCTCAACTACGGGCTGCTGGCGGTCGGCCTGGCACTCATCTACCGGACCAGCCGTGTCGTCAACTTCGCCCAGGGACAGCTGGGCGTGGTGGCGGCCGTCTTCCTCGTCAAGCTCTACTACGACTTCGGGATCGACTACTGGGCCGCGGCGGTGGCGGCCATCGGCCTGGCGGCCGGGGCCGGTGCGCTGTCCGAGCTCGTCCTGCGCCGCCTGTTCGCCCGTCCCCGCGTCATGGTCATGGTGGCCACGATCGGGCTGTCGCAGGTCCTGTTCCTCTTCACGCTCTTGCCGTTCATCCGCCCCAAGAAGCTCTTCCGGGCCTTTCCGGTCCCGGTCAGCTGGTCGTTCCACATCGGGACCTTCCTCTTCCCCCCCGGCGACGTCCTGACGCTCATCGTGGCGCCCGTGGTCGCCCTCGGCCTCGCCGCCTTCATCCGCTTCTCCCCGTGGGGCCTGGCCATGCGGGCGTCCGCCGAGAACATGGAGTCGGCGCGCCTGTCGGGCGTCTGGGTCCGACGCACCTCCACCGTCGCCTGGACCATCGCCGGCGCGCTGTCGGCGATCACCGCCATCCTGGCCTCGCCCGCCCAGACGAGCGCCCTCACGCAGGTTCTCAGCCCCGGGCTCCTCCTCCTGGCCCTGCTGGCCGCCCTGCTCGGCGCCATGGTGAGCCTGCCGGTGGCCTTCGCCGCCGGTGTGGGGGTCGGCATCGTGCAGGACCTCCTGCAGTGGAACATCACGAACCCCTCCACCGGGACGGCCACCGTCGAGCTGATCCTCTTCGTCCTCCTGCAGGCCGCCCTGCTGGTACGGGCGGCGTCGCTGCAGAAGGGCACGCGCACCGCCGAGCGCACGTCGTGGATGTCGGGGACGATGTCGTTCCGGCGGGTGGGTGAAGGGCTGCGCGACCGCGTCGGGACCGCCGGGGTGCTGGCCACGGTGGTGGTGGCCGCGTTGCTGCCCCTGACGTTGAGCGTGGGGCGCTCGTTCCTCATGTCGCAGATCTGCATCTACGGTGTCATCGCCCTTTCCCTGACGGTGCTCACCGGGTGGGCCGGCCAGGTGTCGCTGGGGCAGTTCGCCCTGGTGGCGGTGGGGACGGACATGACCGCCCACCTCGGGTCCGGCATGCCCCTCGTGCTCCTCCTGCCGTTCGCGGGGGTGGTGACGGCAGTGGTGTCGGTCCTGGTGGGGCTCACCGCCCTGCGCATCCGCGGCCTGTACCTGGCCGTGAGCACGCTCGGGTTCGCCCTGTTCATGCAGACGTCGGTGCTGGCCACCCCGTGCTGGACCGTGCCGCTCCTGCACCGCAGGATCTGCTCGGGCCTGCCTGATCCCCAGTCGACGCTGATCGCGCGCCCGACGCTGTTCGGGCTCGGGCTCACCTCGGAGCGCGCCTTCGCCTGGTTCTCCTTGGCGGTGCTGGTGCTGTCGGTACTCATGGTGCGGGTCTGGCGCGACAGGGGCATCGCCCGCCGGTTGATCTCCGTGCGCGACAACGAGGTGGCCGCCGGCGCGGCGGGCATCCCCATCATCCGCACGAAGCTCATGGCCTTCGCGCTGTCGGGGTTCATGGCCGGCTATGCCGGGGTGTGCCTGGCCTTCGCCACGGAGCGGTTCAGCACCGACACCTTCGACCCGACGTTCTCGATCCTGGTGGTCTCGATGGTCGTGATCGGCGGCCTCGACTCGATCCCCGGCGCGCTGCTGGGGGCGGTGTACCTCGTCGGGCTGCCCGCCGTCTTCGGGACCACCACGACCATCCAATTCCTCACGAGCGGCATCGGGCTCATGGCGTTCATCCTCTACCTGCCGGGTGGCATGGCCGAGGTGATGCACCGGCTGGGGGACCTCGTCACGGCCGGCGTGGTCCGACGCAAGGCCCGGTGGCGGGGTGGGGCGCCGGCGGGGATCGGTGGGAGGGGCGCCGCGCCCGACGCCCGGATGTCTCCCGCCACGGACGCCGGGACCGTGGCCGAGGCCACCACGTGA
- a CDS encoding ATP-binding cassette domain-containing protein has product MSPKAEHEGPARLEIRDLVVAFGGLRAVDGVNVTVEPGSIVGLIGPNGSGKTTLLDAVSGLVVPAPGTLLLLDGEDLADYLPEERAALGVVRSFQDCRLYPELSVEDTLLLCEDARRRVGVLSTTLQMPWARRSERDKRRAVDRAIASFGLERFRHHMTGHLSTGTRRVVDLASIVLAGPRLLLLDEPTAGIAQREAEAFIPLLRRLHDVTGATILLVEHDVPLVFELCSTVVVMQTGTVVASGSPDVVREDPRALAAYLGASDEALHVTGPVHTPGPAGTTP; this is encoded by the coding sequence GTGAGCCCGAAGGCCGAGCACGAGGGGCCCGCCCGCCTCGAGATCCGCGACCTCGTCGTGGCGTTCGGCGGCCTCCGGGCGGTCGACGGTGTGAACGTCACCGTCGAGCCGGGCTCGATCGTGGGCCTCATCGGGCCCAACGGATCGGGGAAGACGACGCTGCTCGACGCCGTATCCGGCCTGGTGGTGCCGGCGCCGGGGACCCTCCTCCTCCTCGACGGCGAGGACCTCGCGGACTACCTCCCCGAGGAGCGCGCCGCGCTCGGCGTGGTCCGGTCGTTCCAGGACTGCCGGCTGTACCCCGAGCTGAGCGTGGAAGACACGTTGCTGCTGTGCGAGGACGCCCGGCGGCGGGTGGGCGTGCTGTCGACGACGCTCCAGATGCCCTGGGCGCGCCGGTCCGAGCGCGATAAGCGGCGCGCCGTGGACCGCGCCATCGCCTCGTTCGGGCTGGAGCGCTTCCGCCACCATATGACCGGGCACCTCTCGACGGGGACGCGGCGGGTGGTCGACCTGGCGTCCATCGTCCTCGCCGGCCCTCGCCTTCTCCTCCTCGACGAGCCCACGGCCGGGATCGCCCAGCGCGAGGCCGAGGCGTTCATCCCGCTCCTGCGCCGGCTCCACGACGTGACCGGCGCGACCATCCTCCTCGTCGAGCACGACGTCCCGCTCGTGTTCGAGTTGTGCTCGACCGTGGTGGTGATGCAGACGGGGACGGTCGTGGCGTCGGGGAGCCCCGACGTGGTGCGCGAGGACCCCCGTGCGCTGGCCGCCTACCTGGGGGCGAGCGACGAGGCGCTTCACGTCACCGGGCCGGTCCACACCCCGGGCCCGGCGGGCACGACGCCCTGA